The genomic window CAAAGGAAGTAGGAGGAAGATTAGAGGTTACCTTCCTGTCGACGCCGCGGTACTTCGAGGCAGAGCACAAGCTACGATTACGAAAggctgggaaaggaagtcggcctctGCTCTTTTCAGACGACATTGATTTTTGCCTGGAACTATTTAGTGAGACCACGGAAATCCTAAAGCCGGATAGTCGCACAGGGATATGAACCATcacatcgtcctcctgaatgcgaatccagtgtgctaagcactgcgccaccgcgcttgtTGTATGAGCAATGATTTTAGAGTCGTTAATAAATATATTGTGTTTGTTTCTAAACCTACTTTCAACAAcgattaactcttttttttttttttttaagaatgaagCTTTATATTATCACCTGTCAAGAGGAACTCTTGTACTTCGTCCGAATACTCTCTGCTAGACTGGACTAAGGATTGCTATACGGATTATGAATTGCTCTGTTGATAAGGACTTTGCGAGGACTTACGGACTTTGTAGCATTATTCTTCCATCACAATTAGTCTATCCTTCACTCCGACGCAGTTTTTCAGGTTTTGTGAATATTAACTATATTCTGTGGTAGTTTGACTGTAAATTAACAAAAGCTGCGTAGGTTGGTTTTTTTGCGATTTAATACAACATTATTGTTGTTTCTCGCATCCTACCTTCAATTGTCTTCTATCATtccactcatgctcgtaaattccTCTCTGATATAGCTGTCCTGACTCGTTTCTGTCACGTTGTTTTCGGGCGTCCTCTTCTTCTACTATTACTTGGAACCCATTCCATCATCTTTTTAAGTCATCTGTCCTCACTCAAACGGCATACAATGTCTACACCATCTCAGTCGTTTTGCTTCCAAGTATCAATTACAGTGTTTCTCTGGTTCATTCCCTTCAtagtcttcatttttaattttatcctctAGTTTCAAGCTACAGTCACCACTGTAAAATCCTATCTGCATTGACAATAAGTTCCTATTACTTCTTTcagttattttacatatttctgctCTACATGTTGCTACACGTTCTACAATAATTTTGTACTTCCTAATATTCGTTTCAGGTCTGCTCCATAAAAAACCCCAATTAATTGTTTTATTGCTTGTCTACCATTACGAATACAGCctggttgccgcgcgggattagcagagcggcctgaggcgctgcagtcatggactgtgcggctggtcccggcgaaggttcgagtcctccctcgggcatgggtgtgtgtgtttgtccttaggataatttagattaagtagtgtgtaagtttagggactgatgaccttagcagttaagtcccataagatttcagacacatttgaacaggctggttgtaattaaacttccgcCACTTGAAAGGACCTTCATGAAGttcgagtgatcgtaggacaatgaaactttgtggaaacatttataaCGACACGTGGAAGACAAATAACGAATGAAGCATAGAAAGAAAAGCATTAGTTTCTACTTGGGAGGGTAATATATGTTAACCGCGTACGTTCCGGGTTATAAACGTTGCTCGTTGTGACGACCGTCTCTTTGCACTACAGCGTGTATTCCATTTCAAAACTGTTCTCAGCACTTTTCGAACGATGGCCCACGGAATGTGGTGACATAGCTTGTGCACTTCGTAAAGATAGCaagttgcgtccagcattctcagccatggcaacagtaacttcttcaggaATTTGCGGCGCATTTGGGAGCCGGACTCTTCCAGGAGCAATTCCAAAACCGCCAGTTACTTCGAACttgcgaatcatgttcttcaacccctatGCTGGAAGAGGAATCGTTCGTATTCCTTCAATGCGACGATAGTCGCGAAGAGCTGCAGTGGTATTGgtctacactggctcaaatagctaaaaatttaattataaacatcCTGTACATTGGGATACAGGATAAGGCTGTACCACATAGATGTTACAGTTATATACTGTTTTAAATAATGTCGTGATAAGCTTCCACTTTCATAGGAGGAAAAGGACATAGTATTGTCGGACATGATCTGGTGTCTGGCATTTCGAAAAGACAACAGAGGTCTTGTAGAAGTCTTCCTGTCTGGATGACGTTGTCAAGAAGCAACTCGTCACTCGCTGTTGTATAGGTTAACAACATTACGTGTTAGAGAAGATTCTTTTAATTCCTCGCATCCTGACTTCTGAAAATAAACCTCGTTTTGTTCCACCCTGTACGACTGTATATTGTGTGCTGTTCTGGGGGAAAATTCCACCTTAACAGGATGAGGGATGTCAGTGTGAGTGACAATCATACTTTACGAAAAAATAATTTACCAAATTAACTGAGTTCCTAAATTGATTTTTTATTCCTTTCAAGATAAAGCATCCTCTACCAAATTCTTTAGGAGTACATAAGAGACAACATAATAGCCGCGATATTAACAAGCGCGTGACTGTGCTGAGTAAAACGATTGTAAGGGAAAGTAATTATCTTTAAGAGTTCCTGGATAATATTTTTCGAAAAATAAACAATGGGAGTAATGTTCTCGTGGGAGGTTAACAGGGGCTAGGAGCGGATCGATGAAATTCCATTACGAATATTACTATTTGTAACGTCTTCTACTCGCCCTACTGGGAACTCACACTCGGCGAGCTGATCAATTGGAGTAAAGTCTGTAAGTAATGATGGACAGATTATCGAAGCGCTACACAGAGATCCGGTACTTCTTCGTTCTGTGTAAATTGTTCGGCACATGTCCAGTTTCATTTGACAAGAAGCATGTAAAAATAACGGTAACAGTCAAGGCGAGACTGTACTGTATTTCGCTCGCTCTACTGATCCTCTTCTGCGCCCTTTATGCTCTTCTGGTGCGCTTACCAGAGAGTTACGAAACTGTGGAGAGCCTTGCTAAGTACTCGGACGCCTGCAACATTTTCTTCGCTACGGCTGCAGCTTTTACGTGTATTATTCGCAGCTCTACTTTAAAACAAAGACACGTCGAAAATTtctgcacaaaactaatttcagtTGATGAATTTTTGTATGGAGACGAAGACACAGAATATTTACGTCTCGCAACTCGTTTGGTGTGGGGTGTTGTAGCAGTCACCTTTTATTCAGTGGTTTTATATGCTGATATTACATGGCTCATGTTAcctattttgaaattttcttttctctttgctaTTTTTGTCATGCACTTCATGAGCAACGTCGCTATTCTACAATATCTGATTCTCAATGTGGCGTTAAAAATGAGATTTTCAAGACTGAACAGGTATGTTCTGCAGTTATTCTTCCAGTCTACCAAAGATGCAGAAGGAGATCTCGACATTAAAATTTCGAAACTCTTAAGTAACACACCAGAAACGAAAGATCTACAGCGTGGCGATACATTTTTTGTCAAGAAGTCTTTTGCCTCACTCCACTCTGAGGCTCAAAGAATTGTCAACGGACCTAAAAACGATGTACCCAGCTGTAATCAGGTAATGGTGACGGAGGAAGACGCGAGCCAGCTGCGAAATTTGCGCAAAATATATTGCCTCCTTATCGAAATGGGTAAAGCTGTCAATGCGGCTTATGGAGTACAAAATCTCGTAGAAGTGGTCAGCTGTTTCGTGAGCATCGTGACGTACATTTACATAAGTGTTGTTGTCTTCTTAGATCTGAAGCCCGTGTGGCCTGGAACACCGAGGGGTCAAGTCATCACCATGTTCTCTCTGTGGATTGGACTCATGGCGGGGCGTCTACTGACCACAGCGTACAGCAGCGACATGGTCGTGCAAGAGACCGCCCGCACACAGCGGCTGGTCCAGAAACTTCTGCTCCTACCGCTGCCTGCTAGAAGTGGCTGTGAAGACGAGCTGCAGCTCTTCGGAGAGCAGATGGCGCGCAGTCGACTGCACTACAGCGCAGCGGGGTTCTTCACGCTCGACCTGTCTCTGCTGAGGAGCTTCACAGCCACCGTCACCACCTACGTCGTCATCCTCGTCCAGTTTGGACTGTCTGGCGCGAACAAGCAGCAGAACAGCAGCGCCGCAGGGTGCACATGTTAACCAGACAGAGAAAGTGACAGGTATCTGAAAGGACTATCACACACACAGTTTGTTATACGGCTGCCAGTTTACATTTACGTACCAAACCTCTTTCATTCAAtgaaatttcaatttcttgattTTCACCTAGAAAACCTACTCTGTATGATAATCATAATTACGTTGACAGTTGTAATTTAGTCTTAATATGTACATGGCACAAATATCAGTCAACGtagatatatttattttttgttttataaaatattcACAGTATTTCACCTGTTCATAGCTGTCATTGAGATTAACTCTTGGTTTGTCAATGACTGTAGGGAAACATTTTATGTTTTTCTGGATGACAAGTGTCGTGCATATTTTGTAAATACTTATCTGAGGGTGTAGAACATAGTAAGTGTTAATATTTTCCACTTGCGTTTACATATGATAAGTGTAACATGAGGAAATCATAATAATTCCCACAAAGCTTTTATTTAGCAGTgatcaggcaaaaaaaaaaaaaaaaaaaaaatacgaaaatctTACTCACCATTTAACTATTGATTTTAAAGAACAATGTATTGGTATTGTATTCAAAATAgtacttattttgtaaataaaactacctttcattgtggaaataaataaaaagaaacgagTACAATGTGGTCCCACAATTTTCTCTGTATGATTAATCCACTTAATATTCGGAAGTTTGCACAGTTGTAGCTCACCATATGAACAATAaaactttgtttcatttgtgatgtGCATTCTTAGAAAATTACTTTGCTAACATTTCTATGTAAAACAAGCAAGGAATACTATTCCCATTGGTGCTAACAATGAAGCCTCTTCCTGTGGCACTACCAAAGCACTGCAGAAAGATATACTCAGATGTAACCAACTTTTCAAGAATTCTGAGCTTGAATACCTACCATACAAATATTAATGACACAAATAGGGGCGTTCACATTTAGTGGTTCTGTGTACGCCATGCTGATTAGGAAACAATGGAAGCTGATAAGGCATAAAAACTGTGTCAGTCATCACCTTTCTAAGAAAAATATTTTGATTCACTTCTCCCTTTGGAAAATACATTTCAGGCTACTGTTTTTGGAACTGGACCCACACAAAAGTAACAGTGAAACAATCACTTTCGTGTGAAGTGCGTTTGGGAAAGCCAGGAGAAGCGGAGTGTTAGTCACTGACTAAAATACGATTAAGTGTATGGAAAGCATTACAAGTCGTAATTCCAAATATTCTTACGAAGTAAACTATTCAAAAGGAGCTGCCCACATATAAATCGAACTAATAGGCTGCCTCAGTAACAGTGCTAATAATGTTCGGCATCGTGATTCCCACTCCCACGACAGACATAGCGTACGATTTAACTTTACCAGCTAGTAACCTAAATACATCGCACTCTTGCTGAGTTAGTGCAGAGATTCTCAAGTCATTTTCCATCacttggaaatgaaatgaaatgtcgtgtggctagggcctcccgtcgggtaaaccgttcgcctggtgcaggtctttcgatttgacgccacttcggcgacctgcacgtcgatggggatgaaatgatgatgattaggacaacacaacacccagtccctgagcggagaaaatctccgacccagccgggaatcgaacccgggaccttaggattgacattctgtcacgctgaccactcagctactggggccggACATCACTTGGATATGAAGCAGATGGAACACTGGCACACTTCACACCAAACAAGAGAATGATATTGTCTATTAACACGTCTATGGAAACACAGGAACTGTAGCGAAATTAAAGGCTGTAATATAGTAAAGAAAGTACAGGAAAGACACATTATTTACAATTAATAGATAATATAATGAACTCTGCATACATACACTACACGAAAAGACCAAGTCAATTCACTGCTGGTGATATTTACACATTATAATAACGACTTTCCCGATTAACATGCGTATATATGTCTCTGCACACATATACTATATGAGAAGACCACGACAATTCACTGCTGGTGACGATTACACATCATAACAACGACATTCCCGGTAAACATACATGTATAAGTTTACACAAGAAATTTGCCGTCTCTAGCTCTACAACTGTAGATGTCTTTGTATGATGTTTCACGCTGTCAGAATGAACAAGACccgtcaaacggggtgattttgGACACCGGGGCGAATTCGGAgagtatggcttatttgctctttgctaCTGCATAGAAATAAAGAGTTACTATTTTAACGTCCTTGCGCCAGTTATTTTAAGTACAAGATTGCATTTAtcgctttccacaacttttattttgcgtcaattgtttccctaggtgactaattgacgaacagtctcagtgttaaaaatccatgcattatcgtaaagtggaaactttgTATTGCTGCGCCGAGCGGGAAGTTATTGTAACCGTAATTGTCGACgcgctcagtagctaacagcattgagacaatttctgtacaacTTTGTCGAGTTTCTagtgcaaggttataaaataacaactgtttttgtaaaactgtgtactgtatGGGGTGATGTCGGACATGCCATGAAGGTATAAGTGTAGGataggtgctacagtacggggtAATTATGACccgaacttttagataaagctgttcgtgatattcagagtggtaaattatcgtacagaaaagcatgtgttttgtatggtatatctaaatcaaccctacaaaataaagtgcaggaagcacatccgaaaaaaaggaaggacagccggtcggagtggccgagcggttctaggcgcttcagtctggaaccgcacgaccgctacggtcgcaggttcgaatcctatctcgggcatggatgtgtgtgatgtccatatgttagttaggtttaagtagttctaagttctaggggactgatgacctcagatgttaactcccatagtgctcagcaccattgggaggacagccagtgctaaataaagaagaagaataaatattGAACCAAGatatcttgagggctgcacattggggatttcccttcactaaattggatattatATATTTAGTTGAAGGCTACGTTGATAAATCTAgccgaaaagagaagaaattttgttatatattaccaggagaagaatgggtgcatttattcctcaaacgacagtcagaagatctttccattcgcttaagcgaaaatattaaatgaggtcgtgcagaagtgaacaaagagactgtttgtttaaattcttgcaaaacaaaaacttatgtgtaatatataaaatacattttatcatTCCATATCATTTATTCGTAACAAAGGGCTCCCTTAAATTGTGTAAAaagtcaccaaaatcaaataaaaagcatgtagaattaaaaaaaaaggcagtaactgtccgaattcgccctctatatactgtaacttcggATAGAGATTTAAAACACACGTGTCCGAAATCACCCAAATCCATGAGGTGACTCcggacactttatttaactgcctcagataaatatacctacacatacactttctgggcCTGGGTTgttttattcgttacacatataccctaccacttccatgACAATCAATGTAATCTAACAATGTATACGAAAATTACAATCAAAATAATGACAAAACCGTCCGAAATCACCCAGTTTGACGGTACTAACAGCAGTTAGTTTACTGCTTTGTGGATCACTTGTACGAATTGTAGTAATGATACGAGACAAGTTACTTTACATTCATACTAAGCATTCATACGTAAATCTCGCTTCATGCTGTTTACCTACAACTTTTtaccatttttaaatttcttttattagtgTTGTGAGTTAGTAGTTCCTACCtgtcaccttttacacattacaaaaataggAATTATTCTGTGGAATAGAAGCTGTCAAGAAGAAACCTTTCCAGTTTCTTTCATAAAATaactttgctgcctgtcagacattttatgtcattggGAAGTGAGTAAAGATTTTGGTGGTAGCATTTCGCACGTCCTGGTGTGATAAAGACAAACTTGTGATAAAGACAAACTTCTTTTAGGGcaatgaatatcatttttccttctggtattgtaattatgtaacacCATGTTCCTTTTGAAgtgcagtgaattatttacaacaatcttGGAATACTGTTTTGAAGTTAgtcaccccagaacattattccatgacATTAATGTCTCTTCGCAGGATTTGCCAAAATTCGAGGTTCAAAATTGGTGTGCATAGGCTACGATATTTTATTAGTTCGAAAATGCGCTTTTTCCACTTTAAATTCTCTTCACTACCGACACTAAAAATTTTTGCCTGTCCATCCTTGTTATTATTTCCTCACATGTGTTACACTTGTCGTTGGTGTAGCacttctagatgtgcagaactgaatatgttgtgtgtttCTGAAATTGAGGCTGTGACCATTCACTGAAAACCACTCAACAACACGTCTAAGaaaattatttaccatttcttctgttgctgtgtgtatgttTGGATTGACTGCAACACTAACCTCTTCCACAAAGAGAACTGATTCTGCTTTTTTGCATATAAAGTGGAAGGTCTTTTACATATATGAGAACAACAGTGGACTTAAGTTTTAGCTTTGTGGAACTCCATAAGCGATTTCTTCCCAATCAGAAAAATGTCCCCTGCTTACATTGTTTCTATAATGAAGTATAATTTTCTGCGCTCTTCTAGTAACGTATGGCGTTATAAATTGATTTTATATAACGTAAGTTCCATAAAGCCTCAGTTTATCAGAGAGGATGTTGTGATTCACACAGTACAACGTATTGGATTGGCCACAGAATAAACTAAGTGCTACCATTCTATTATTTAGTGATTGTTAAAACGGCATTCTTAGTTGAACAACTCTTCCGagttccaaactgtgatttactgaggataCTGTTGTTGCTCACGTGGGATACTGTTATAAAATAAATGACCTTCTCAGACATTTCGGAAGGAGATGTCAGTTGTGAAACTAGTTAGTAGTTATGGGAATCTCTCCTATTAGATTTCTTATAGAGGGGTCTAAACATGGGATGTTTCAGACTCTCTGAAAAAATTCCATGTGTCAACGATAAATTACAAATTTCGGAAAAGACAGTGCTTATTATGGGGAACAAGTCTTTAGAGCTGTATCGGGAACCCCTTTAATTCCAGATGAGTTCATATTATTGAGAGAATATACATTTATCATAATTTCCGAAGGATAAATCGGTGGGACATTCATATGattgaaatacgaggggcgttcagaaagtaagctccgatcggtcgcgaaatggaaacgactatgaaaatccgataaagctttgcatagatgtgttgggtagtgtctctagtataactccagttagcatcacgtcgctcgtctcatttctgagctcgcagtgagtgcgtaaagatgtctagaaaatagtgtctgccgccaagtacgagggcctggtgagaaatttcgcctgaagctatgcagctaacattacataactgtcgtgctgtttcttcttcaagacaattctcagccgcattctgcaggggcaatgaagatgctcctgcatcgttttcaaatggaaatgttagattacccacaatacagtccgcaattgtctccccctgagtttcatctctggtcac from Schistocerca nitens isolate TAMUIC-IGC-003100 chromosome 5, iqSchNite1.1, whole genome shotgun sequence includes these protein-coding regions:
- the LOC126260471 gene encoding putative gustatory receptor 28b encodes the protein MRFSRLNRYVLQLFFQSTKDAEGDLDIKISKLLSNTPETKDLQRGDTFFVKKSFASLHSEAQRIVNGPKNDVPSCNQVMVTEEDASQLRNLRKIYCLLIEMGKAVNAAYGVQNLVEVVSCFVSIVTYIYISVVVFLDLKPVWPGTPRGQVITMFSLWIGLMAGRLLTTAYSSDMVVQETARTQRLVQKLLLLPLPARSGCEDELQLFGEQMARSRLHYSAAGFFTLDLSLLRSFTATVTTYVVILVQFGLSGANKQQNSSAAGCTC